A genomic segment from Glycine max cultivar Williams 82 chromosome 1, Glycine_max_v4.0, whole genome shotgun sequence encodes:
- the LOC100809230 gene encoding filament-like plant protein 4, translated as MDRRGWLWKKRSSDKNIKVENEKPVSTSEFVGPTLFSVAHVGDQQDSSKNKNYVQITMESYAHMSGLEDQVVNLEDQVKALEEKLSAVYSELNNKDDLVKQHAKVAEEAISGWEKADAEVVSLRCQLESLSLSKLTVDEKAAHLDEALKECMKQIRTVKEESDQKLQEVILMKSHQWEKIKLELEAQIDNLDEGLRELANENAALLKSVQESSNKIVKLKEEKSEAEAEVEHLEKSVQSKEKEITSLKYELHMISKELDIRNEEKNMIMRSAEVANKQHTEDVKNITKLESECQRLRGLLRKKLPGPAALAQMKLEVESSHHVFSATHLRKTSSKTDSLQESEFLTKQLKVLEEETKTLKEALASSNAELQASRNLYAKTVGRLKCLEAEMHQERNAQKAILATNYGNSFSRVYSYPPTITSIPDNGHEDSESPVESSAASIPDHSDIRRIGSVGKFENHKTETISELMDDFLEVEKMACLSDNGGVPLCIISKANDDAEDKKETSCLSSNKNCFDGTNQTIEPEAAEYDEHMQDLKEKRMMLEENMQLLEELKAQLVSSNKSCSLAEIQLKCMTESYKSLQTRVEELEAENKYLKEKMDELKNDLAEEKQSHHDALVRYREIKEKMQRDKCLVCAANSVANSGKDKELAAAEKKLAECQETLSILGRQLQAMCPQIGVTMTHHSKRLQMNEKLAKPTYGWSNSYGSCNSNEIDHAEACSIVSDIQGVTDEFSSHNSGATSCLSDTEGNFWLNT; from the exons ATGGACCGCCGGGGTTGGCTATGGAAGAAAAGATCATCCGATAAAAACATAAAGGTTGAGAATGAGAAACCAGTGTCTACTTCTGAATTTGTTGGTCCTACCTTGTTTTCTGTGGCACATGTAGGAGATCAG CAAGACAGCAGCAAAAATAAGAACTATGTTCAAATAACAATGGAATCATACGCACATATGTCTGGATTGGAAGATCAAGTTGTAAACTTGGAGGATCAAGTAAAAGCTTTGGAAGAAAAGCTATCTGCAGTTTATTCAGAATTAAATAACAAGGATGATCTAGTTAAACAGCATGCAAAAGTTGCTGAGGAAGCAATCTCAG GTTGGGAGAAAGCTGATGCCGAAGTTGTTTCCTTAAGATGTCAACTTGAATCTTTGTCTCTCTCTAAGCTTACTGTTGATGAGAAAGCTGCTCACCTAGATGAAGCCCTAAAAGAGTGCATGAAGCAGATAAGAACAGTAAAGGAAGAAAGTGACCAGAAACTGCAGGAGGTAATTCTTATGAAATCTCATCAGTGGGAGAAAATCAAGTTAGAACTTGAAGCACAAATAGACAATTTGGATGAAGGACTTCGTGAGTTAGCCAATGAAAATGCTGCCCTTCTAAAATCAGTTCAAGAAAGTTCGAACAAAATAGTGAAACTAAAAGAAGAGAAGTCTGAAGCAGAGGCAGAGGTAGAGCATCTAGAGAAGAGTGttcaatcaaaagaaaaagaaataacttcactAAAGTATGAGCTGCACATGATTTCTAAGGAGCTGGATATCCGTAATGAAGAGAAGAATATGATTATGAGATCGGCAGAAGTGGCAAACAAGCAACACACTGAGGATGTCAAGAACATCACCAAGCTAGAAAGTGAGTGCCAACGACTTCGTGGTCTTTTGAGAAAAAAGTTACCTGGGCCTGCTGCATTGGCACAAATGAAGTTAGAAGTTGAGAGTTCACACCATGTCTTCAGTGCAACCCATCTGAGAAAAACTAGTTCAAAAACTGATAGCCTGCAAGAATCCGAGTTTCTTACCAAACAGTTGAAGGTGttggaagaagaaacaaagacattgaaagaagcattggcCTCAAGTAATGCTGAACTGCAGGCTTCTAGAAACTTGTATGCTAAAACGGTTGGCAGGCTTAAGTGCTTGGAAGCAGAGATGCATCAAGAAAGAAACGCCCAGAAAGCAATTTTGGCAACCAATTATGGAAACTCCTTCAGTAGAGTTTATAGCTATCCACCAACCATCACTTCTATCCCTGACAATGGGCATGAGGATTCAGAAAGTCCTGTTGAGTCAAGTGCAGCATCAATTCCTGACCATTCTGATATCAGGAGGATTGGAAGTGTAGGTAAATTTGAGAATCATAAGACTGAAACTATCTCAGAACTGATGGATGACTTTCTGGAAGTGGAGAAGATGGCATGTTTATCAGACAATGGTGGTGTACCTCTTTGCATCATTAGTAAAGCTAATGATGATGCTGAAGATAAAAAGGAGACTAGCTGTTtatcttcaaataaaaattgttttgatGGGACAAACCAAACAATAGAACCTGAGGCAGCTGAATATGATGAGCATATGCAAGATCTTAAGGAAAAAAGGATGATGTTAGAGGAAAACATGCAGCTTCTAGAAGAACTGAAAGCACAATTGGTGTCGTCTAATAAATCATGTAGTTTAGCTGAGATTCAGCTGAAATGCATGACTGAGTCTTACAAGTCACTTCAAACACGTGTAGAGGAGTTAGAAGCtgaaaataagtatttaaaGGAAAAGATGGATGAGCTAAAGAATGATCTTGCAGAGGAAAAACAAAGTCATCATGATGCTTTGGTGAGGTACagagaaattaaagagaaaatgcaaaG GGACAAGTGCTTGGTGTGTGCAGCAAATTCGGTGGCAAATTCTGGGAAG GATAAAGAGCTAGCAGCTGCAGAGAAAAAGCTGGCAGAATGTCAGGAAACTCTGTCTATACTTGGTAGGCAATTGCAAGCTATGTGCCCTCAGATAGGGGTAACCATGACTCATCATAGTAAAAGGCTTCAAATGAATGAAAAGTTAGCCAAACCAACTTATGGCTGGTCAAATTCTTATGGGTCATGTAACTCAAATGAAATTGATCATGCTGAGGCATGTAGCATAGTGTCTGACATTCAAGGAGTGACTGATGAGTTTTCATCGCATAACTCTGGTGCCACATCATGTCTTTCAGACACCGAAGGCAACTTTTGGTTAAACACTTGA
- the LOC100527838 gene encoding 60S ribosomal protein L8-1, which yields MGRVIRAQRKGAGSVFKSHTHHRKGPARFRSLDFGERNGYLKGVVTDIIHDPGRGAPLAKVAFRHPFRYKKQTELFVAAEGLYTGQFVYCGKKATLVVGNVLPIRSIPEGAVICNVEHHVGDRGVFARASGDYAIVISHNPDNDTSRIKLPSGAKKIVPSGCRAMIGQVAGGGRTEKPLLKAGNAYHKFRVKRNSWPKVRGVAMNPVEHPHGGGNHQHIGHASTVRRDAPPGQKVGLIAARRTGRLRGQAAATAAKADKTT from the exons ATGGGAAGGGTGATTCGCGCTCAGCGTAAGGGTGCTGGGTCGGTGTTCAAGTCTCACACTCACCACCGCAAGGGTCCGGCGAGGTTCCGCAGCCTCGACTTCGGCGAGCGCAACGGCTACCTCAAGGGCGTCGTCACCGACATCATCCACGACCCCGGTCGCGGCGCCCCTCTCGCCAAGGTGGCATTCCGCCACCCCTTCCGCTACAAGAAGCAAACGGAGCTCTTCGTCGCCGCCGAGGGCCTCTACACCGGGCAGTTCGTCTACTGCGGCAAGAAGGCCACCCTCGTGGTCGGCAACGTGTTGCCCATCCGATCCATCCCCGAAGGTGCCGTCATCTGCAACGTCGAGCACCACGTCGGCGACCGCGGCGTTTTCGCCAGAGCCTCCGGTGACTATGCTATTGTTATAAGCCACAACCCTGATAACGACACCTCTAG GATCAAGCTTCCTTCTGGTGCGAAGAAGATTGTGCCAAGTGGGTGCAGGGCGATGATTGGGCAGGTTGCAGGTGGAGGGAGGACTGAGAAGCCTCTTCTGAAGGCTGGTAATGCTTACCATAAGTTCAGAGTGAAGAGGAATTCATGGCCTAAGGTGCGAGGTGTGGCGATGAACCCAGTTGAGCATCCTCACGGAGGAGGTAATCATCAGCATATTGGGCATGCGAGTACCGTGAGGCGTGATGCTCCTCCTGGCCAGAAGGTTGGTCTCATTGCTGCTAGGAGGACTGGTCGTCTTAGGGGGCAAGCTGCTGCCACTGCTGCTAAAGCGGATAAGACTACTTGA